The Pedobacter mucosus genome window below encodes:
- a CDS encoding NuoI/complex I 23 kDa subunit family protein has protein sequence MESLSNKKKVLEQKPLTFLERMYLPAIASGMAITFSHLFKKPATIRYPEVEREFSTNFRGMHSLKRDENGKERCTACGLCALSCPAEAITMIAAERKPEEKDLYREEKYAATYEINMLRCIFCGLCEEACPKEAIYLDGPIVPADYLRKDFIYGKDKLVEAPLEMKK, from the coding sequence ATGGAATCATTAAGTAACAAGAAAAAAGTACTAGAGCAAAAGCCATTAACCTTTTTAGAAAGGATGTACCTGCCTGCAATAGCATCAGGTATGGCAATTACTTTTAGTCATTTATTTAAAAAACCGGCTACCATTCGATATCCAGAAGTGGAACGCGAATTCTCTACTAATTTTAGAGGAATGCACTCACTGAAAAGGGATGAAAATGGAAAAGAACGTTGTACTGCTTGTGGTTTATGTGCATTATCTTGCCCTGCAGAAGCCATAACGATGATTGCGGCAGAACGAAAACCGGAAGAAAAAGATTTATATCGCGAGGAAAAATATGCAGCAACATATGAAATTAATATGCTTCGTTGTATTTTTTGTGGACTTTGCGAAGAAGCTTGTCCAAAAGAGGCTATATACTTAGACGGACCAATTGTACCAGCGGATTATTTACGTAAAGATTTTATTTACGGAAAAGATAAGCTAGTTGAAGCTCCGTTGGAGATGAAAAAATAA
- a CDS encoding complex I subunit 4 family protein, which yields MEQLLLLIFLPLVGAIITAFAGKSAKIVSTVISIASLALALFIACNFIPNASTQFEANLPWIADLGIRFHAGIDGISMLVVLLTNLLVPIIILSSYKHDYKNPSAFYALILFMQCGLLLVFTAMDAFLFYIGWEAALIPIYFICAIWGGKDRISVNMKFFIYTIGGSLFMLMGIIYLYLQNPAHNFDIQAFYALNLDNAQQGWIFWAFFIAFAIKMPIFPFHTWQPDTYTVAPTQGIMLLSGIMLKMGIYGVIRWLLPIVPAGVQDWGNLAIILSIIGIVYASIIAFTQKDAKRLVAYSSIAHVGLISAGIFALNQQGMQGAMVQMLSHGINVVGLFFVLDIIFSRLKTNKIEDLGGIAKVAPKLAITFLIIILGTVALPGTNGFIGEFLLLMGVYNYGIWAAAIAGLTIIFGAVYMLRMYQNIMLGKTNELTITFTDIKGTEKLVLYTICALIIVLGVYPKPILHLTEASVQHLLEQVNQKLNTVN from the coding sequence ATGGAACAACTTTTACTCCTTATATTTCTTCCACTTGTTGGTGCTATTATTACAGCATTCGCAGGTAAATCGGCTAAAATAGTTTCTACTGTTATATCGATAGCATCTTTAGCTTTAGCTTTATTTATTGCTTGCAATTTTATTCCAAATGCCAGTACTCAATTCGAAGCAAACTTACCATGGATTGCTGATTTAGGCATTCGTTTTCATGCAGGAATTGATGGTATTAGCATGCTTGTGGTATTACTAACAAATCTTTTGGTGCCGATTATTATTTTATCAAGCTATAAACACGACTATAAAAATCCATCTGCATTTTATGCATTAATTTTATTTATGCAATGTGGATTATTGTTGGTCTTTACAGCAATGGATGCATTTTTATTTTACATTGGATGGGAAGCAGCCTTAATTCCAATATATTTCATATGCGCCATTTGGGGAGGAAAAGATCGCATTAGCGTAAATATGAAATTCTTTATTTACACTATCGGAGGTTCTCTATTTATGTTGATGGGAATTATCTATTTATACCTTCAAAATCCCGCTCACAATTTCGATATCCAAGCATTTTACGCATTAAACTTAGATAACGCACAGCAAGGATGGATTTTTTGGGCTTTCTTTATTGCCTTTGCGATTAAAATGCCAATATTCCCATTTCATACTTGGCAGCCCGATACGTATACAGTAGCTCCTACACAAGGAATCATGTTGTTATCAGGTATCATGTTAAAAATGGGTATATACGGTGTAATTAGATGGTTATTGCCAATTGTTCCGGCTGGTGTGCAAGATTGGGGAAACTTAGCTATTATCCTTTCTATTATTGGTATTGTTTATGCTTCGATAATTGCCTTTACCCAAAAAGATGCAAAACGTTTAGTTGCTTATTCTTCTATTGCACACGTTGGATTAATTTCAGCAGGGATATTTGCACTAAATCAACAAGGAATGCAAGGCGCTATGGTTCAAATGTTGAGTCATGGTATAAATGTAGTAGGTTTATTTTTTGTTTTAGATATTATTTTCTCTCGTTTAAAAACAAACAAAATTGAAGATTTGGGTGGTATTGCTAAAGTGGCACCGAAGTTGGCCATCACTTTTCTAATCATTATTTTAGGAACAGTGGCATTACCTGGAACCAATGGCTTTATTGGTGAATTTTTATTGTTAATGGGCGTTTACAACTATGGAATTTGGGCAGCAGCTATTGCCGGATTAACCATCATCTTTGGAGCAGTTTATATGTTGCGTATGTACCAAAACATTATGCTTGGTAAAACAAATGAATTAACCATTACTTTCACTGATATTAAAGGAACTGAAAAATTAGTTCTTTACACGATATGTGCTTTGATTATAGTTTTGGGTGTTTATCCGAAACCAATCTTGCATTTAACAGAGGCATCTGTACAACATTTATTAGAACAGGTAAATCAAAAATTAAACACAGTAAATTAA
- a CDS encoding DedA family protein — MHDFWNNLHHLIDPEKLLREGGFYIVAFVIFAETGLFFGFFLPGDYLLFLAGMFVANKQLDVNIITLIVSLSIAAILGNFVGYWFGRKTGPALYHRKDSFFFKKKYLKSAEAYYNKQGAFALIMGRFVPIVRTFAPILAGVVRMDFKKFAFYNLTGGILWACSLTLLGYFLGLRFQEEINDYLLYIIIGFIFITTVPLLITFVKRKVVKGTEEDKNI; from the coding sequence ATGCACGATTTTTGGAATAACCTGCATCATTTGATTGATCCCGAAAAATTATTGAGGGAAGGCGGTTTCTATATTGTTGCGTTTGTAATTTTTGCTGAAACTGGCTTATTCTTTGGCTTTTTCCTTCCAGGTGATTATCTTTTGTTTCTTGCTGGCATGTTTGTTGCCAATAAACAACTCGATGTTAATATCATAACGCTAATCGTTTCTTTAAGTATTGCTGCCATATTAGGTAACTTTGTTGGGTACTGGTTTGGACGAAAAACAGGACCAGCATTGTACCATCGAAAAGACAGTTTCTTTTTTAAGAAAAAATATTTAAAATCTGCAGAAGCATATTACAACAAACAGGGTGCTTTTGCACTGATTATGGGAAGATTTGTTCCTATTGTTAGAACTTTTGCGCCAATTTTAGCTGGTGTAGTTAGAATGGACTTTAAGAAATTTGCCTTCTATAACTTAACTGGCGGCATATTATGGGCCTGCTCATTAACCTTATTAGGTTATTTTTTAGGACTTAGATTTCAAGAAGAAATAAACGATTACTTATTATATATTATTATTGGATTTATCTTTATAACAACTGTACCATTATTAATTACCTTTGTAAAAAGAAAAGTAGTAAAAGGTACGGAAGAAGATAAAAATATTTAA
- the nuoF gene encoding NADH-quinone oxidoreductase subunit NuoF, giving the protein MGRKLLLEHINVPGINTLEVYRQKGGYRAVEKALKTLTPEEIVEEVKKSGLRGRGGAGFPTGMKWSFLAKPEGVARYLVCNADESEPGTFKDRYLMTYIPHALIEGMIVASFALGAKVSYIYVRGEMMPQIRILERAIAEAKAAGFLGKNILGTGYDLELYVQPGGGAYICGEETALLESLEGKRGNPRIKPPFPAIAGLYGCPTVVNNVESIAAVVPIINDGGDEYAKIGIGRSTGTKLISASGNLVKPGVYEIELGLPVEEFIYSDEYCGGIANGKRLKATVAGGSSVPVLPANLTLKYANGEPRLMSYESLSEGGFATGTMMGSGGFIAFDEDQCMVRNTWNFARFYHHESCGQCSPCREGTGWMEKVLHKIEHGHGKMEDVDLLWDIQRKIEGNTICPLGDAAAWPVASAIRHFRDEFEWHIKEPIKSQQQNYGIANYAVPIEKAPVTEEK; this is encoded by the coding sequence ATGGGTCGCAAATTATTACTTGAGCATATAAACGTACCAGGCATCAATACGCTTGAAGTCTATCGCCAAAAAGGTGGGTATCGTGCTGTAGAAAAAGCCCTTAAAACTTTAACACCTGAAGAGATTGTTGAAGAGGTTAAGAAATCAGGCTTACGTGGCCGCGGTGGTGCAGGTTTTCCTACCGGAATGAAATGGAGTTTTTTGGCTAAGCCAGAAGGTGTTGCACGCTATTTAGTTTGCAATGCTGACGAATCTGAGCCGGGAACTTTTAAAGATCGTTATTTAATGACTTACATTCCTCATGCTTTAATTGAAGGAATGATTGTGGCAAGTTTTGCTTTAGGCGCTAAAGTTTCATATATCTACGTTCGTGGCGAAATGATGCCGCAAATTCGTATTTTAGAAAGAGCAATTGCCGAAGCGAAAGCTGCCGGATTTTTAGGGAAAAATATTTTAGGAACAGGTTATGATTTAGAATTATATGTTCAGCCAGGTGGTGGTGCTTATATTTGTGGTGAAGAAACTGCTTTATTAGAATCACTTGAAGGTAAAAGAGGTAATCCTAGAATTAAACCGCCCTTCCCAGCAATCGCTGGTTTATATGGTTGCCCAACGGTAGTAAACAATGTTGAATCTATCGCAGCAGTTGTGCCGATTATTAATGATGGAGGCGACGAATACGCAAAAATCGGAATTGGCAGAAGTACCGGTACAAAATTAATATCAGCATCTGGAAATTTAGTTAAACCAGGTGTTTATGAAATAGAATTAGGTTTACCAGTTGAAGAATTTATTTATTCTGATGAATATTGTGGTGGTATTGCAAATGGTAAAAGATTAAAGGCAACTGTTGCAGGTGGTTCATCTGTTCCGGTTTTGCCAGCTAATTTAACTTTGAAATATGCAAACGGTGAGCCACGTTTAATGAGTTATGAATCTTTATCAGAGGGTGGGTTTGCTACAGGAACCATGATGGGTTCAGGTGGTTTTATCGCTTTTGATGAAGATCAGTGCATGGTTAGAAATACCTGGAATTTTGCTCGTTTTTATCACCATGAAAGCTGTGGACAATGTTCGCCATGCCGTGAAGGTACTGGATGGATGGAAAAAGTACTGCATAAAATTGAACATGGTCACGGTAAAATGGAAGATGTTGATTTACTATGGGATATCCAACGCAAAATCGAAGGAAATACAATCTGCCCATTAGGTGATGCAGCAGCTTGGCCAGTAGCAAGTGCAATTCGTCATTTCAGAGATGAATTTGAATGGCACATTAAAGAGCCAATTAAAAGTCAACAACAAAATTATGGTATCGCAAATTATGCTGTGCCGATTGAAAAAGCTCCGGTAACGGAAGAAAAATAA
- a CDS encoding NADH-quinone oxidoreductase subunit N produces the protein MNIIITISLTAFIVLYAGLFKANKALLPLTVVGLLTALGFTVGAWNGNAVHFGMMQTDNFALAFSGVCIVGTLLIFLLTQNYFHAKSDNIAEYYTLILFALAGMIMMVSYKNMAMLFVGLEIMSVSLYILAGIRKKDFASNEASLKYFLMGAFSTGFLLFGITLIYGATGSFDLDRIHAYLIDNSIAISPIFYPGVILMMIGLSFKIGAAPFHFWTPDVYEGSPTLITTFMSTVVKTAGFAAFLRLFAGTFAPLHDFYVMPLMVIVCLTLFIGNVTALFQKNFKRMLAYSSISHAGYLLFSLIVLTKNSDNNVFVYAAAYTFASIIAFAVLILVKQKTGSDSFDSFNGLAKRNPMVALCLTVAMLSLAGIPLTAGFIGKYLMFLNVMQEYQTLLVAFAILNALVGFYYYFKVIVAMWFKDGDETELSTPAQYKIVLLISVLITIVLGVYPSIVLNLI, from the coding sequence ATGAATATTATAATAACCATTAGTTTAACCGCTTTTATTGTACTTTATGCAGGTTTGTTTAAAGCGAATAAAGCATTGCTACCACTTACTGTTGTTGGCTTACTTACTGCATTAGGTTTTACCGTTGGCGCCTGGAATGGTAACGCTGTTCACTTCGGAATGATGCAAACAGATAATTTTGCCCTAGCGTTTTCTGGCGTTTGTATTGTTGGAACGTTGTTAATCTTCTTATTAACCCAAAACTATTTTCACGCCAAAAGCGATAACATTGCAGAATATTATACCTTAATTCTTTTCGCCCTTGCGGGGATGATTATGATGGTATCATACAAAAACATGGCAATGCTATTTGTGGGTTTAGAAATTATGTCGGTGAGTTTATATATTCTTGCTGGTATTCGTAAAAAAGACTTTGCATCAAATGAAGCATCATTAAAATACTTTTTGATGGGTGCTTTTTCAACGGGATTTTTACTGTTTGGAATCACCCTAATTTATGGTGCAACGGGTTCCTTTGATTTAGACAGGATTCACGCTTATTTAATCGATAACAGCATTGCTATATCTCCAATATTTTATCCAGGAGTTATTTTAATGATGATCGGTTTAAGCTTTAAAATTGGTGCGGCACCTTTCCATTTCTGGACACCAGATGTTTATGAAGGCTCTCCTACATTAATTACTACCTTCATGAGTACTGTAGTAAAAACTGCTGGATTTGCTGCCTTTTTAAGATTATTTGCTGGTACGTTTGCCCCACTACATGATTTTTATGTTATGCCCTTAATGGTTATCGTATGCTTAACCTTATTTATTGGCAATGTAACTGCATTATTTCAGAAAAACTTTAAGCGAATGCTGGCTTATTCAAGTATTTCACATGCTGGTTATTTATTGTTTTCTTTAATCGTACTTACCAAAAACTCTGATAATAATGTATTTGTTTATGCAGCAGCATACACATTTGCCTCTATTATTGCATTTGCAGTTTTAATTTTAGTTAAGCAAAAAACGGGTAGCGATAGCTTTGATAGCTTCAACGGCTTAGCAAAACGTAATCCTATGGTAGCTTTATGTTTAACGGTAGCCATGCTATCTTTAGCAGGTATTCCTTTAACAGCAGGGTTTATCGGTAAATATTTGATGTTTCTAAACGTGATGCAAGAATATCAAACCTTATTAGTAGCGTTTGCAATTTTAAATGCATTGGTTGGTTTCTATTATTATTTTAAAGTTATTGTTGCAATGTGGTTTAAAGATGGTGATGAAACTGAGCTTTCTACTCCGGCTCAATACAAAATAGTGCTCTTGATTTCAGTACTTATTACAATTGTTTTAGGAGTATATCCTTCAATTGTTTTAAACCTAATATAG
- a CDS encoding 2Fe-2S iron-sulfur cluster-binding protein: MSEKVKVTIDGITVEVENGTTILNAARQIGGDIVPPAMCYYSKLQGSGGKCRTCIVKVSKGSEKDPRPMPKLVASCRTTVMDGMEVLNITSPEVLEARAGVVEILLINHPLDCPVCDQAGECDLQNLGYEHGLQKTRYEFERRTFERIDIGDKIQLHMNRCILCYRCVFVADQITNKRVHGILNRGDHSEISTYIQQAVENDFSGNVIDVCPVGALTDKTFRFKNRVWFTKPVDAHRNCDHEKCNGKVTLWYKGADVLRVTARKDQFGEVVEFICNTCRFDKKATADWVIEQPTHIDDTSVIASNHYETLKPLHVIQPNQALQDANEIELLKTVKY, translated from the coding sequence ATGAGTGAAAAAGTTAAGGTTACGATAGATGGGATAACGGTAGAAGTTGAGAACGGAACTACCATTCTAAATGCTGCAAGGCAAATAGGAGGAGATATTGTTCCGCCAGCAATGTGCTATTATTCTAAGTTGCAAGGCAGTGGTGGTAAATGCCGTACCTGTATTGTTAAGGTGAGCAAAGGTTCGGAAAAAGATCCTCGCCCAATGCCAAAACTGGTTGCATCTTGCCGTACAACGGTAATGGATGGTATGGAAGTGTTAAATATTACATCTCCTGAAGTGTTAGAGGCACGTGCCGGTGTGGTTGAAATTTTATTAATTAATCATCCTTTAGATTGTCCAGTTTGTGATCAGGCAGGTGAATGTGATCTTCAAAATTTAGGTTACGAGCATGGTTTGCAAAAAACGCGTTATGAGTTTGAGCGCCGTACTTTTGAACGAATAGATATTGGCGATAAAATTCAACTTCATATGAATCGTTGTATTCTATGTTATCGTTGTGTTTTTGTTGCTGATCAAATTACTAATAAACGTGTTCATGGTATTTTAAACCGTGGAGATCATTCAGAAATATCTACTTATATCCAACAAGCCGTTGAAAACGATTTCTCAGGAAATGTAATCGATGTTTGTCCGGTAGGCGCTTTAACAGACAAAACTTTCCGTTTTAAAAACCGGGTTTGGTTTACAAAACCGGTTGATGCACATCGCAACTGCGATCATGAAAAATGCAATGGTAAAGTAACGCTTTGGTATAAAGGAGCAGATGTTTTAAGGGTAACGGCTCGTAAAGATCAGTTTGGAGAGGTAGTAGAATTTATATGTAATACTTGTCGTTTTGATAAGAAAGCAACTGCAGATTGGGTTATTGAACAACCAACTCATATTGATGATACTTCAGTAATCGCATCCAACCATTACGAAACATTGAAACCTTTGCATGTTATTCAGCCTAATCAAGCGCTGCAGGATGCGAATGAAATTGAATTACTTAAAACGGTTAAATACTAA
- the nuoK gene encoding NADH-quinone oxidoreductase subunit NuoK, whose translation MENFTTQMAGVPLNHYIYLSAIIFTIGVIGVLTRRNAIVIFMSVELMLNAVNLLLTAFSVHSNDPSGQVFVFFIMALAAAEVAVGLSIIVMVYRNTKSIDINVLNRLKW comes from the coding sequence ATGGAAAATTTTACAACACAAATGGCAGGCGTTCCGCTAAATCACTACATCTATTTAAGTGCAATTATTTTCACTATTGGTGTAATCGGAGTTTTAACCCGTCGAAATGCAATCGTGATTTTTATGTCGGTCGAGCTTATGCTAAATGCAGTTAATCTGCTTTTAACTGCGTTTTCAGTACATAGTAATGACCCATCCGGACAAGTTTTCGTGTTTTTTATCATGGCACTTGCAGCGGCTGAGGTAGCCGTAGGATTAAGTATTATTGTAATGGTTTACAGGAATACGAAATCTATTGATATTAATGTTTTAAATCGCCTTAAGTGGTAA
- a CDS encoding NADH-quinone oxidoreductase subunit J family protein → MSTQVFYFVATLSIIFSLMVIFAKNPIHSVLYLILTFFTFTVHYVLLNAQFLAVVNFIVYMGAIMVLFLFVLMLLNLNNETEPSKSPLIKIVGVIAGGCLVVTLIGSLKATAITSPLVLKNPGLGLVENLGKELFGPFLLPFELSSLLLLAAMVGAVLLSKRDEVEA, encoded by the coding sequence ATGAGTACACAAGTATTCTATTTCGTAGCCACATTAAGTATCATCTTTTCGCTGATGGTGATTTTTGCTAAAAATCCTATTCACAGCGTGTTATACTTAATATTAACCTTCTTTACTTTCACCGTTCACTATGTGCTATTAAACGCACAATTTTTAGCGGTAGTAAACTTTATTGTTTACATGGGAGCAATTATGGTTTTGTTTCTATTTGTGCTGATGTTACTCAACCTAAATAACGAAACGGAGCCTTCAAAATCTCCATTGATAAAAATTGTTGGTGTAATTGCAGGCGGTTGTTTGGTGGTAACTTTAATTGGATCACTTAAAGCTACAGCAATTACAAGTCCGTTGGTATTGAAAAATCCAGGATTAGGCTTGGTAGAAAATTTGGGTAAAGAGCTATTTGGACCTTTTCTACTGCCATTCGAATTATCATCTCTATTATTATTGGCAGCAATGGTAGGAGCAGTTTTATTATCTAAAAGAGATGAGGTAGAAGCATAA
- the nuoH gene encoding NADH-quinone oxidoreductase subunit NuoH gives MEIGFVLEKFILVAVIFGISLVIAMYSTYAERKVAAFLQDRLGPDRAGPFGILQPLADGLKMFMKEEIIPTTSSKWLFIAGPGLALLCACIGTAVIPWGSPMKIGDRIIPLQVSDINVGVLYIFGVVSLGVYGVMIGGWASNNKYSLLSAIRAASQNISYEIAMGLSIIALLLMTNTLSLKEIVDQQHGWRWNILYQPLGFLIFIICSFAETNRAPFDLPECETELIGGYHTEYSSMKLGFYLFAEYINMFVSSAVMATLYFGGYNYPGMDSMAIWLGPTWAPLFGTAILFAKIFFFIFLFMWVRWTIPRFRYDQLMNLGWKGLIPLAIANIIITGVVIAIIEKF, from the coding sequence ATGGAAATAGGTTTCGTTTTAGAAAAATTTATTCTGGTTGCCGTAATTTTCGGTATCAGTTTGGTAATTGCCATGTATTCTACGTATGCAGAACGGAAAGTGGCAGCATTTCTACAGGATCGCTTAGGTCCAGATAGAGCAGGTCCGTTTGGTATTTTACAGCCATTAGCAGATGGATTGAAGATGTTTATGAAGGAAGAAATCATTCCGACAACATCTAGTAAATGGTTATTTATTGCCGGTCCTGGTTTAGCCTTACTTTGTGCTTGTATTGGTACTGCCGTTATTCCTTGGGGCAGCCCAATGAAGATTGGCGACAGAATCATTCCTTTACAGGTTTCTGACATCAATGTTGGCGTTTTATACATTTTCGGGGTTGTATCTTTAGGAGTGTATGGGGTAATGATTGGTGGTTGGGCATCAAATAATAAATATTCTTTATTAAGTGCAATCCGTGCAGCATCGCAGAATATCAGTTACGAAATTGCTATGGGATTATCGATAATCGCTTTGCTTTTGATGACAAATACCCTAAGCTTAAAAGAAATTGTTGATCAGCAACATGGTTGGAGATGGAATATTTTATATCAACCTTTAGGTTTTTTAATTTTCATTATTTGTTCTTTTGCAGAAACTAACCGTGCACCTTTTGATCTACCAGAATGTGAAACGGAACTTATTGGAGGTTATCATACAGAATATTCATCCATGAAATTAGGTTTTTACTTATTTGCTGAATACATAAATATGTTTGTTTCATCAGCAGTAATGGCAACCTTATATTTTGGAGGCTATAATTATCCAGGTATGGATTCAATGGCAATATGGTTAGGTCCAACTTGGGCGCCATTGTTTGGAACAGCCATTTTATTTGCTAAAATATTCTTTTTCATCTTCTTGTTTATGTGGGTACGTTGGACAATTCCTCGTTTCCGTTATGATCAATTAATGAATTTAGGTTGGAAAGGTTTGATACCTTTAGCGATTGCCAATATTATAATAACAGGAGTTGTGATTGCGATTATTGAGAAGTTTTAA
- the nuoL gene encoding NADH-quinone oxidoreductase subunit L: MTIEQLIWLVPLLPFLGFVINGLGRNSLSKGLVGIIGSGVILASFIISLVIFFSLHGDTQKSHEVFLFDWISAGTLHIPLSFLVDPLSSIMMLIITGIGFLIHLYSTSYMHEDEGFGKFFSYLNLFIFFMLLLVLGSNYIVMFIGWEGVGLCSYLLIGFWYTNTAYASAAKKAFVMNRIGDLGFLLGVFLMFNFFGSVEFSKIFPQAANMLPGNNTIVLITILLFIGACGKSAQLPLFTWLPDAMAGPTPVSALIHAATMVTAGIYMIARSSVLFDLAPLTQNIIAITGASTALIAAIIALTQTDIKKVLAYSTVSQLGYMFLGLGVGAYTGSFFHVLTHAFFKALLFLGAGSVIHAMHHEQDMRQMGGLRKKLPITFLTMMIGTIAISGLPPFSGFFSKDEILANAFQYSPILWGVGVLTAFLTAFYMFRMMFLTFSGKYRGTHHAESHVHESPKTMTIPLIILAVLAAIGGIINIPHVFGGNEWLAHWLSSAGVTQHELALSHTTEFSLMAVSVVVAIIALIYAYTRYVKGSHIPVADAAPRSALAKLSYNKFYLDEVYDFIITKPLDAFSRFFYKTLDTKFIDGIVNGLGWSTNEASKGVRLLQSGNVGFYIFMMVFGIIALLIYTFSYIL, translated from the coding sequence ATGACAATAGAACAATTGATTTGGTTGGTCCCTTTACTTCCTTTTTTAGGGTTTGTAATTAACGGATTAGGCAGAAATTCTTTATCTAAAGGACTTGTTGGCATTATCGGAAGCGGAGTAATCTTGGCATCCTTCATCATCAGCTTAGTTATTTTCTTTAGTTTACATGGTGATACACAAAAATCTCACGAAGTATTTTTATTTGATTGGATTAGTGCAGGTACGTTACATATTCCCCTATCTTTTTTAGTTGATCCATTAAGCTCAATTATGATGTTGATTATAACGGGTATAGGTTTTCTTATCCATTTATATTCTACTAGTTACATGCATGAAGATGAAGGATTTGGTAAATTTTTTAGTTACCTAAATCTATTTATTTTCTTTATGCTTTTATTGGTATTGGGTTCGAACTACATCGTCATGTTTATTGGTTGGGAAGGTGTTGGGTTGTGTTCTTATTTACTAATCGGATTTTGGTATACCAATACAGCCTATGCTTCTGCCGCTAAAAAAGCTTTTGTAATGAATCGTATTGGCGATTTAGGCTTTTTGCTTGGTGTATTTTTAATGTTTAACTTCTTTGGAAGTGTAGAATTTTCAAAAATTTTTCCTCAGGCAGCTAACATGCTTCCAGGAAACAATACAATTGTTTTAATAACTATTTTACTATTTATTGGAGCCTGCGGTAAATCTGCACAGCTTCCATTATTTACTTGGTTGCCCGATGCAATGGCCGGACCAACACCAGTGTCTGCACTTATTCACGCGGCAACAATGGTAACGGCTGGTATTTATATGATAGCCCGTTCAAGTGTTTTATTTGATTTAGCGCCACTTACTCAAAATATCATCGCGATTACTGGCGCATCAACAGCCCTAATTGCTGCCATTATTGCTTTAACTCAAACAGATATTAAGAAAGTACTAGCTTATTCAACAGTATCACAATTGGGATATATGTTTTTAGGTTTGGGCGTTGGTGCTTATACAGGATCATTTTTTCATGTATTAACCCACGCATTCTTTAAAGCGTTGTTATTTTTAGGGGCGGGATCTGTTATTCATGCCATGCACCATGAACAAGATATGCGCCAAATGGGCGGCTTGCGTAAAAAACTTCCAATTACATTTTTAACCATGATGATTGGTACCATCGCGATTTCAGGTTTGCCACCATTTTCAGGTTTCTTTTCAAAAGACGAAATTCTAGCAAATGCTTTCCAGTACAGCCCAATTCTTTGGGGCGTTGGTGTTTTAACCGCTTTCCTAACTGCATTTTATATGTTTAGAATGATGTTCCTTACTTTCTCAGGAAAATACAGAGGAACACATCATGCTGAAAGTCATGTTCACGAGTCGCCTAAAACCATGACTATTCCATTAATCATTTTGGCTGTTTTAGCTGCTATAGGTGGAATTATAAATATTCCTCATGTTTTTGGTGGTAATGAATGGTTAGCACATTGGTTATCGAGTGCTGGCGTTACACAACATGAATTGGCATTAAGTCATACCACAGAGTTTTCATTAATGGCCGTATCGGTTGTTGTTGCAATCATTGCTTTAATCTATGCTTACACAAGATATGTGAAAGGTTCGCACATTCCAGTTGCTGATGCTGCTCCACGTTCTGCCCTGGCGAAACTATCATATAATAAATTTTATCTGGATGAAGTTTATGATTTTATCATCACAAAACCTTTAGATGCATTCTCTCGATTCTTTTATAAGACTTTGGATACCAAATTTATCGACGGAATTGTAAATGGATTGGGATGGAGTACAAACGAAGCAAGTAAAGGCGTTCGTTTATTACAAAGCGGAAACGTAGGTTTCTATATATTTATGATGGTATTCGGTATCATCGCATTATTGATTTATACATTTAGTTACATTTTATAA